One genomic window of Halococcus salsus includes the following:
- a CDS encoding metallophosphoesterase family protein, whose translation MRVAIIADMHGNAVALQAALSAIEDENPDQIVCLGDVVANGPQPSESLEIVRELDIPVVMGNTDEVLLNPEQIDNRDQNPQRIKDLLRWAAEQLSDDQIESICSFEPTVEIQLSDERQLLCYHGTPRSHSEAIGAETPQDELDEWFTETDAQVLVGGHTHVQLFRRHRNAIILNAGSIGLARDLDQATNTMVDPSRTEYALLTDENGSLDVELCQTHVDVEMVREAAGKSDMPHADWWAQGWPAP comes from the coding sequence ATGAGAGTCGCAATCATTGCTGATATGCATGGCAACGCCGTGGCGCTCCAAGCAGCGCTCTCTGCAATCGAGGACGAGAACCCAGATCAGATCGTTTGTCTCGGCGATGTCGTTGCAAACGGTCCACAGCCTTCCGAATCGCTTGAGATAGTTAGGGAATTAGATATTCCGGTGGTTATGGGTAACACAGATGAGGTTCTTCTCAATCCAGAACAAATCGATAACAGAGACCAAAACCCCCAACGAATCAAGGATCTTCTTCGATGGGCAGCAGAGCAATTATCAGACGATCAAATAGAGAGCATTTGTAGCTTCGAGCCAACGGTTGAGATTCAACTAAGCGATGAGCGACAGCTGTTGTGTTATCATGGAACCCCCCGCTCGCATTCTGAAGCAATTGGCGCGGAAACTCCTCAAGATGAACTTGATGAATGGTTCACCGAAACGGATGCGCAAGTACTGGTCGGTGGACACACGCATGTTCAACTGTTCCGCCGCCACAGGAACGCCATCATACTCAACGCAGGCAGCATCGGACTCGCCCGCGACCTGGATCAAGCAACGAATACGATGGTCGATCCATCTAGGACAGAATATGCACTTCTGACCGACGAAAATGGGTCTCTGGACGTGGAGTTGTGTCAAACGCACGTTGATGTCGAAATGGTTCGTGAGGCTGCCGGGAAAAGCGATATGCCACATGCGGATTGGTGGGCGCAGGGCTGGCCCGCCCCATAG